The Megalobrama amblycephala isolate DHTTF-2021 linkage group LG13, ASM1881202v1, whole genome shotgun sequence genome contains a region encoding:
- the tars2 gene encoding threonine--tRNA ligase 1, cytoplasmic isoform X1 has protein sequence MPVAVFSRWAVCQAAVRAAVRSSRYYGKLQPSASQTERLRIFESLRDRHVQVTGAASGQDLTIRLADGRTVKGSAGVTAPLQIAQNERFKGAVVSRVNGDLWDLSRPLVEDCELQLLGFDSLEGKQVVWRTGACVLGSVMENHFSALVCREGVSDTGLYCDYQLQNNSLSLLEVEQRCKLTAAGKMPIIKLEITAQELKELFQDDAVRLQLAEEQMMGNAVSVYRCGDSVGVCSGVLLPHTGFLKTFKMLQVSPVTLSGSTEVSGILRMIGVAFPGEREREEWEREQEEARKRDHRRIGKAQELFFFHDVSPGSCFFMPKGAHIYNTLTDFIKSEYRRRGFSEVVTPTLYSTSLWERSGHWEHYSENMFTVTCEPHTFALKPMNCPAHCVMYEQRVRSWRELPIRWADFGALHRNEHSGALGGLTRVRRFCQDDAHIFCTPEQLEGEITACLDFVRSVYRVFGFSFHCLLSTRPTPCLGEPALWDCAEQQLESSLKQFEEHWELNPGDGAFYGPKIDIQIRDALGRQHQCATIQLDFQLPIRFNLQYVGADGQMYRPIMIHRAVLGSLERMIAILAENFGGKWPFWLSPAQVMVVPVGGDSETYGQEVVCRLREAGFMADIDDDRGNTLNKKIRSAQLAQYNYIFVVGEKERESGTVSVRTRGGKQLGQKSLEDVMRSLTELGQRRSSQEEL, from the exons ATGCCCGTAGCCGTGTTCTCGAGATGGGCCGTCTGTCAGGCGGCAGTGAGAGCAGCGGTCCGGAGCAGCAGATACTACGGGAAG CTGCAGCCGTCTGCCAGTCAGACCGAGCGCTTAAGGATTTTCGAGTCTCTGCGTGACCGGCATGTGCAGGTGACTGGAGCTGCATCGGGACAAGATCTGACCATCCGATTGGCTGATGGCAGAACAGTGAAAGGTTCCGCTGGTGTGACCGCACCGTTACAGATCGCCCAGAATGAACG ttttaaaggtgcagtggtGAGCAGAGTAAATGGGGATTTATGGGATCTTAGTCGCCCTCTTGTGGAGGACTGTGAACTGCAGCTGCTGGGTTTTGACTCACTAGAGGGGAAACAG GTGGTGTGGCGCACAGGAGCGTGTGTGTTAGGGAGTGTGATGGAGAATCACTTCAGTGCTCTTGTGTGTCGAGAGGGAGTTTCTGACACCGGCCTGTACTGCGATTATCAGCTACAAAACAA CTCTCTCTCACTGTTGGAGGTGGAGCAGAGGTGTAAGCTGACGGCAGCTGGGAAGATGCCCATCATCAAGCTTGAGATCACTGCACAGGAGCTGAAAGAGCTCTTCCAG gatGATGCTGTCAGACTGCAGCTGGCTGAAGAGCAGATGATGGGAAACGCAGTCAGCGTCTACAG GTGTGGAGACAGTGTGGGTGTGTGTTCAGGGGTTCTTCTGCCACACACAGGCTTCCTGAAGACCTTTAAGATGCTCCAG GTGTCTCCTGTAACTCTGTCCGGTTCAACGGAGGTTTCAGGTATCCTTAGGATGATTGGAGTTGCTTTTCCAGgagaaagagagcgagaggAATGGGAGAGAGAGCAGGAGGAGGCCAGAAAGAGAGACCACAGGAGAATCGGGAAG GCGCAGGAGTTGTTCTTTTTTCATGACGTCAGTCCTGGCAGCTGTTTCTTCATGCCTAAAGGAGCTCATATATACAATACGCTCACTGACTTTATAAAG AGTGAATACAGGAGGCGAGGCTTCAGTGAGGTTGTGACTCCAACCCTGTACAGCACATCTCTGTGGGAGCGATCAGGTCACTGGGAGCATTACAGTGAGAACATGTTCACAGTGACCTGTGAGCCGCACACCTTCGCTCTCAAACCCATGAACTGCCCTGCTCACTG CGTGATGTACGAGCAGAGGGTGCGTTCATGGCGTGAGCTTCCCATCCGCTGGGCAGATTTTGGAGCTCTTCACCGTAATGAACACTCTGGGGCTCTGGGGGGTTTAACCAGAGTCCGACGCTTCTGCCAGGACGACGCACACATCTTCTGCACACCTGAACAG CTGGAGGGGGAGATCACGGCATGTTTGGACTTTGTGAGGAGCGTATATCGTGTCTTCGGTTTCTCCTTTCACTGTCTACTCTCCACACGACCCACACCTTGTCTGGGAGAGCCCGCCCTCTGGGACTGTGCTGAACAG CAGTTGGAGAGCAGTCTGAAGCAGTTTGAGGAGCACTGGGAGTTAAATCCCGGAGACGGGGCGTTTTATGGACCCAAG ATCGACATCCAGATACGGGATGCCCTAGGCCGACAGCACCAGTGTGCCACAATTCAGCTGGACTTCCAGCTGCCCATCAGATTTAACCTGCAGTATGTTGG GGCTGATGGACAGATGTACAGGCCTATCATGATACACCGGGCAGTTCTGGGGTCCTTGGAGAGGATGATCGCTATCCTGGCTGAAAACTTTGGAGGGAAATG gCCTTTCTGGCTGTCTCCAGCACAGGTGATGGTTGTGCCTGTAGGGGGCGACAGTGAGACGTATGGGCAAGAG GTGGTCTGCAGACTGAGAGAAGCTGGATTCATGGCTGATATTGATGATGATCGTGGAAACACCTTAAATAAGAAAATCCGTTCCGCGCAGCTCGCGCAGTACAATTATATATTCG TGGTCGGGGAGAAAGAGCGTGAAAGCGGGACTGTTAGCGTGCGGACGAGAGGGGGGAAGCAGCTCGGGCAGAAATCACTGGAGGATGTGATGAGGTCACTGACTGAACTCGGACAGAGACGCAGCAGTCAGGAGGAGCTTTAA
- the tars2 gene encoding threonine--tRNA ligase 1, cytoplasmic isoform X2 — protein sequence MQKLQPSASQTERLRIFESLRDRHVQVTGAASGQDLTIRLADGRTVKGSAGVTAPLQIAQNERFKGAVVSRVNGDLWDLSRPLVEDCELQLLGFDSLEGKQVVWRTGACVLGSVMENHFSALVCREGVSDTGLYCDYQLQNNSLSLLEVEQRCKLTAAGKMPIIKLEITAQELKELFQDDAVRLQLAEEQMMGNAVSVYRCGDSVGVCSGVLLPHTGFLKTFKMLQVSPVTLSGSTEVSGILRMIGVAFPGEREREEWEREQEEARKRDHRRIGKAQELFFFHDVSPGSCFFMPKGAHIYNTLTDFIKSEYRRRGFSEVVTPTLYSTSLWERSGHWEHYSENMFTVTCEPHTFALKPMNCPAHCVMYEQRVRSWRELPIRWADFGALHRNEHSGALGGLTRVRRFCQDDAHIFCTPEQLEGEITACLDFVRSVYRVFGFSFHCLLSTRPTPCLGEPALWDCAEQQLESSLKQFEEHWELNPGDGAFYGPKIDIQIRDALGRQHQCATIQLDFQLPIRFNLQYVGADGQMYRPIMIHRAVLGSLERMIAILAENFGGKWPFWLSPAQVMVVPVGGDSETYGQEVVCRLREAGFMADIDDDRGNTLNKKIRSAQLAQYNYIFVVGEKERESGTVSVRTRGGKQLGQKSLEDVMRSLTELGQRRSSQEEL from the exons CTGCAGCCGTCTGCCAGTCAGACCGAGCGCTTAAGGATTTTCGAGTCTCTGCGTGACCGGCATGTGCAGGTGACTGGAGCTGCATCGGGACAAGATCTGACCATCCGATTGGCTGATGGCAGAACAGTGAAAGGTTCCGCTGGTGTGACCGCACCGTTACAGATCGCCCAGAATGAACG ttttaaaggtgcagtggtGAGCAGAGTAAATGGGGATTTATGGGATCTTAGTCGCCCTCTTGTGGAGGACTGTGAACTGCAGCTGCTGGGTTTTGACTCACTAGAGGGGAAACAG GTGGTGTGGCGCACAGGAGCGTGTGTGTTAGGGAGTGTGATGGAGAATCACTTCAGTGCTCTTGTGTGTCGAGAGGGAGTTTCTGACACCGGCCTGTACTGCGATTATCAGCTACAAAACAA CTCTCTCTCACTGTTGGAGGTGGAGCAGAGGTGTAAGCTGACGGCAGCTGGGAAGATGCCCATCATCAAGCTTGAGATCACTGCACAGGAGCTGAAAGAGCTCTTCCAG gatGATGCTGTCAGACTGCAGCTGGCTGAAGAGCAGATGATGGGAAACGCAGTCAGCGTCTACAG GTGTGGAGACAGTGTGGGTGTGTGTTCAGGGGTTCTTCTGCCACACACAGGCTTCCTGAAGACCTTTAAGATGCTCCAG GTGTCTCCTGTAACTCTGTCCGGTTCAACGGAGGTTTCAGGTATCCTTAGGATGATTGGAGTTGCTTTTCCAGgagaaagagagcgagaggAATGGGAGAGAGAGCAGGAGGAGGCCAGAAAGAGAGACCACAGGAGAATCGGGAAG GCGCAGGAGTTGTTCTTTTTTCATGACGTCAGTCCTGGCAGCTGTTTCTTCATGCCTAAAGGAGCTCATATATACAATACGCTCACTGACTTTATAAAG AGTGAATACAGGAGGCGAGGCTTCAGTGAGGTTGTGACTCCAACCCTGTACAGCACATCTCTGTGGGAGCGATCAGGTCACTGGGAGCATTACAGTGAGAACATGTTCACAGTGACCTGTGAGCCGCACACCTTCGCTCTCAAACCCATGAACTGCCCTGCTCACTG CGTGATGTACGAGCAGAGGGTGCGTTCATGGCGTGAGCTTCCCATCCGCTGGGCAGATTTTGGAGCTCTTCACCGTAATGAACACTCTGGGGCTCTGGGGGGTTTAACCAGAGTCCGACGCTTCTGCCAGGACGACGCACACATCTTCTGCACACCTGAACAG CTGGAGGGGGAGATCACGGCATGTTTGGACTTTGTGAGGAGCGTATATCGTGTCTTCGGTTTCTCCTTTCACTGTCTACTCTCCACACGACCCACACCTTGTCTGGGAGAGCCCGCCCTCTGGGACTGTGCTGAACAG CAGTTGGAGAGCAGTCTGAAGCAGTTTGAGGAGCACTGGGAGTTAAATCCCGGAGACGGGGCGTTTTATGGACCCAAG ATCGACATCCAGATACGGGATGCCCTAGGCCGACAGCACCAGTGTGCCACAATTCAGCTGGACTTCCAGCTGCCCATCAGATTTAACCTGCAGTATGTTGG GGCTGATGGACAGATGTACAGGCCTATCATGATACACCGGGCAGTTCTGGGGTCCTTGGAGAGGATGATCGCTATCCTGGCTGAAAACTTTGGAGGGAAATG gCCTTTCTGGCTGTCTCCAGCACAGGTGATGGTTGTGCCTGTAGGGGGCGACAGTGAGACGTATGGGCAAGAG GTGGTCTGCAGACTGAGAGAAGCTGGATTCATGGCTGATATTGATGATGATCGTGGAAACACCTTAAATAAGAAAATCCGTTCCGCGCAGCTCGCGCAGTACAATTATATATTCG TGGTCGGGGAGAAAGAGCGTGAAAGCGGGACTGTTAGCGTGCGGACGAGAGGGGGGAAGCAGCTCGGGCAGAAATCACTGGAGGATGTGATGAGGTCACTGACTGAACTCGGACAGAGACGCAGCAGTCAGGAGGAGCTTTAA